The Nitrospiraceae bacterium genome window below encodes:
- the hflX gene encoding GTPase HflX codes for MSKPSQPNAVLVAIRTPRVTVEELDSSLQELTRLVKTLGYHVVGRVTQKRGSDRYASILGQGKLTELAQWTGGSGKIESVFGRQKDQAASKQEAADSDVPEESGDDESDDGIEAAPGPREEAQIVIVDCDLSPSQLKNLERAAGVPVLDRTGVIIEIFSRHARTRAARLQVEIARLNYLAPRLRETGGGSERQGGGVGGKGAGETSLELDKRRIRDRLKELRTELAAIGDEHQTRRARREHELTVALVGYTNAGKSSLMRAMTGSEVLVADKLFATLDTTIRPLYPETRPKVLMSDTVGFINKLPHDLVASFKSTLDEAAAASLLLFVVDASDPSFRSQLEVTRTVLAEVGATDVPSLLVLNKRDRLGPEELAALKAEYPDAIVLSTRSKDGLQALRERIMGYFESDMLDEELRIPFTAQGVVAEIRARMRILSEAYDAEGLTVRVRSTPENLTAIKRRLAR; via the coding sequence ATGTCGAAGCCCTCACAACCGAATGCCGTGCTTGTGGCGATCCGCACCCCCCGCGTGACGGTGGAAGAGCTGGACAGTTCACTGCAGGAGCTCACCCGTCTGGTGAAGACCCTCGGGTACCACGTCGTGGGCCGTGTGACGCAAAAGCGTGGTTCCGATCGATATGCATCGATCCTAGGCCAGGGCAAACTCACCGAATTGGCGCAATGGACCGGGGGATCCGGGAAAATCGAGTCGGTATTTGGCCGGCAGAAGGACCAAGCGGCTTCGAAGCAGGAGGCGGCGGATTCGGACGTCCCGGAAGAGTCTGGCGACGACGAATCGGATGACGGCATCGAGGCTGCCCCTGGCCCTCGCGAAGAGGCGCAGATCGTCATCGTGGACTGTGACCTGTCGCCGTCCCAATTGAAAAATCTTGAACGGGCCGCCGGTGTGCCGGTGCTCGATCGTACCGGGGTCATCATTGAGATATTCAGCCGGCACGCGCGAACCAGAGCGGCCCGGCTGCAGGTGGAGATTGCGCGGCTCAATTATCTCGCGCCACGGTTGCGGGAAACCGGCGGTGGCAGCGAGCGGCAAGGCGGGGGAGTCGGCGGCAAGGGGGCCGGGGAGACGAGTCTGGAGCTGGATAAGCGCAGGATTCGCGATCGCCTGAAAGAACTCCGGACGGAATTGGCGGCGATCGGGGACGAGCATCAGACGCGCCGCGCCAGACGGGAACACGAACTGACGGTCGCGCTCGTGGGGTACACCAATGCCGGGAAATCCTCGCTCATGCGGGCGATGACAGGCAGCGAGGTACTGGTGGCCGACAAGCTGTTCGCCACGCTCGATACCACGATCCGGCCCTTGTATCCTGAAACGCGTCCCAAAGTGCTCATGTCCGATACGGTGGGATTCATCAACAAGCTCCCGCATGACCTGGTGGCGTCGTTCAAGTCGACCCTTGATGAAGCGGCCGCTGCCTCGCTCTTGCTGTTCGTCGTGGATGCCTCGGATCCGTCCTTTCGATCCCAACTCGAGGTCACGAGGACGGTGTTGGCCGAAGTCGGCGCCACGGATGTGCCCAGCCTGTTGGTGTTGAACAAACGGGATCGTCTCGGGCCGGAGGAGCTGGCGGCACTGAAGGCGGAGTATCCCGACGCCATTGTGCTGTCCACGAGAAGCAAGGACGGTCTGCAGGCGCTCCGTGAGCGCATCATGGGGTACTTTGAGAGCGATATGCTCGACGAGGAATTACGGATTCCGTTTACGGCTCAGGGGGTCGTTGCGGAGATCCGCGCCCGAATGCGCATCCTGTCGGAAGCGTATGATGCCGAGGGGCTCACGGTACGGGTGCGATCGACCCCTGAGAATCTGACGGCTATCAAAAGAAGGCTCGCGCGATGA
- a CDS encoding ABC transporter substrate-binding protein, giving the protein MIPVAGSLSVWDRSRAFARALLFVGLAVTFSTVAVTQEAFALTDPTPTDSVKHTITDVLRILQQDELKQPDRIAERRLQVEQVIRQGVSYEEMAQRALGATWLSLSETEQKEFVDLFVQLLREAFAGKIDRYADEQVQYLSEDRQLHAAEVHTKLVGQKLDTLLDFRLADRSGEWLVYDVVIDGASIVGNYRAQFTNIMRDHAYSGLVERMKQHMLIVKTFEQTAAP; this is encoded by the coding sequence ATGATCCCTGTTGCTGGTTCGCTCTCCGTCTGGGACCGATCCCGTGCCTTTGCGCGCGCACTCCTGTTCGTCGGCCTGGCCGTCACGTTCTCGACCGTCGCCGTCACGCAGGAGGCTTTTGCGCTGACGGACCCGACCCCGACGGACTCCGTCAAACACACGATCACGGACGTGCTGCGGATTCTGCAGCAGGACGAACTGAAGCAGCCGGACCGGATCGCGGAACGGCGGCTGCAGGTCGAGCAGGTGATTCGGCAGGGGGTGAGTTATGAGGAAATGGCCCAGCGGGCGCTCGGCGCCACGTGGCTCTCCCTCAGCGAGACGGAACAGAAGGAGTTCGTCGACCTGTTCGTGCAACTGCTGCGGGAAGCGTTTGCAGGCAAGATCGACCGCTATGCGGACGAACAGGTGCAGTACCTGTCGGAAGATCGGCAGCTCCACGCGGCGGAGGTGCACACGAAACTCGTGGGGCAGAAGCTCGATACGCTGCTGGATTTCCGGCTGGCGGACCGCAGCGGCGAGTGGTTGGTCTATGACGTGGTGATCGATGGGGCGAGCATCGTCGGCAACTACCGCGCGCAGTTCACGAACATCATGCGCGACCATGCCTACAGCGGATTGGTCGAACGGATGAAGCAACACATGCTGATCGTGAAGACCTTCGAGCAGACCGCCGCTCCATAG
- a CDS encoding response regulator transcription factor encodes MVSVLIVEDNQTLRDRVRQEIEEQQDLSVIGEAEDGLTALHLAMELRPDVVVMDIGLARLDGVEATRRLKAVAPDITVVGLSLYDDEHTKKTMMNAGASAFVCKTRMREQLVAAIMGCEANKAKQAQ; translated from the coding sequence ATGGTCAGCGTCCTCATCGTCGAAGACAATCAGACCCTGCGCGATCGCGTTCGGCAAGAAATTGAAGAGCAGCAGGACCTCTCGGTGATCGGGGAAGCGGAGGACGGACTCACTGCCTTGCACCTCGCGATGGAGCTGCGGCCCGACGTGGTCGTGATGGACATCGGGTTAGCGCGGCTCGATGGCGTAGAAGCGACAAGACGCCTCAAGGCCGTGGCGCCGGACATCACGGTCGTGGGCCTGTCGCTCTACGACGACGAGCATACCAAAAAGACCATGATGAACGCGGGCGCTTCGGCCTTCGTCTGCAAAACGCGGATGAGGGAACAACTGGTCGCCGCGATCATGGGCTGCGAAGCGAACAAAGCCAAGCAGGCGCAATGA
- a CDS encoding nucleotide sugar dehydrogenase produces MAKKQAQRQIAVVGLGYVGLPIAVAFGKYAQVIGFDINKAKVEELRKGVDRTGEVSAQDLKATRVRYTSEPSDLKTADFIIVAVPTPINQALQPDLTALKKASELIGSNLRPGAIVVYESTVYPGATEEDCLPILEQASGMKSGIDFKIGYSPERINPGDKEHTLEKIIKVVSAQDEESLEIVAETYGMVVKAGIHRAASIKVAEAAKVIENTQRDLNIALMNELALIFHRLGVDTRSVLEAAGTKWNFLKFSPGLVGGHCIGVDPYYLTTKAESVGYHPEVILAGRRINNSMGKYVAEQTIKLLSQVERPVSDLKIGVLGLTFKENVPDLRNSRVPDIVHELKEYGVQVLVHDPLAEPEEAVAEYGLRLSTWDQLKQLDGIVLAVAHREYMQMSIDELLKPLRKQRNNVVVDVKSVLPPGALPGSVKYWRL; encoded by the coding sequence ATGGCCAAAAAGCAGGCGCAGCGGCAGATCGCAGTGGTCGGGTTGGGGTACGTTGGGTTGCCCATCGCGGTGGCGTTCGGCAAGTACGCCCAGGTGATCGGATTCGACATCAACAAAGCCAAAGTCGAGGAACTGCGAAAGGGCGTCGATCGCACCGGCGAGGTCTCTGCTCAAGACTTGAAGGCGACCCGCGTGCGGTATACCTCCGAGCCGAGCGATCTCAAGACCGCCGACTTCATCATCGTGGCGGTGCCCACGCCCATCAACCAAGCGCTGCAGCCGGACCTCACGGCCCTCAAGAAAGCTTCCGAGCTGATCGGCTCGAATCTCAGGCCGGGCGCGATCGTGGTGTACGAATCTACCGTCTATCCCGGCGCGACTGAAGAGGACTGCCTGCCGATTCTCGAACAGGCGTCCGGCATGAAGAGCGGGATCGATTTCAAGATCGGCTATTCACCGGAGCGGATCAATCCGGGCGACAAAGAACATACCCTCGAAAAGATCATCAAGGTCGTCTCGGCGCAAGACGAGGAATCGCTCGAGATCGTGGCGGAAACGTACGGCATGGTCGTGAAGGCGGGCATCCACCGGGCCGCCAGCATCAAGGTGGCCGAAGCCGCCAAGGTGATCGAGAACACGCAACGCGACCTCAACATCGCCCTGATGAACGAGTTGGCGCTGATCTTCCATCGGTTGGGAGTGGACACCCGATCGGTTCTCGAAGCGGCCGGCACGAAGTGGAATTTCCTCAAATTCAGCCCGGGTCTCGTCGGCGGCCACTGTATCGGCGTCGATCCTTACTATCTGACGACGAAAGCCGAATCGGTCGGGTATCACCCCGAGGTCATTCTGGCGGGCCGACGCATCAACAATAGCATGGGCAAGTATGTCGCCGAGCAGACGATCAAGTTGCTGAGCCAGGTGGAGCGCCCGGTCAGCGATCTGAAGATCGGCGTGCTGGGGCTGACGTTCAAAGAGAACGTGCCCGACCTTCGCAACAGCCGCGTGCCGGACATCGTCCACGAGTTGAAGGAGTACGGCGTTCAGGTGCTGGTGCACGATCCGTTGGCCGAACCCGAGGAAGCCGTCGCGGAATACGGGCTCCGCCTGTCCACGTGGGACCAGCTCAAACAGCTGGACGGCATCGTGCTCGCCGTGGCTCACCGTGAATACATGCAGATGAGCATCGATGAACTCTTGAAGCCGTTGCGCAAGCAGCGCAACAACGTGGTGGTCGACGTGAAGAGCGTGCTGCCCCCCGGCGCCTTGCCCGGTTCGGTTAAGTACTGGCGACTCTGA
- a CDS encoding prepilin-type N-terminal cleavage/methylation domain-containing protein, whose translation MKQSGVTLLELLITLTILTILASVALPFTRVSAKRTKEIELRQSLRVMRTAIDTFHLEWAREGDTLTGPACVKNRLSCKDVTGPYGYPKTLDVLLGVKLTGEQATVKGITTKRYLRQLPIDPMTGRTDWHMRCYRDPASVKDWCGEDVYDVSTQSQDLALDGTKYRDW comes from the coding sequence GTGAAGCAGTCCGGCGTCACACTGTTGGAGCTGCTGATCACGCTGACCATTCTCACCATTCTTGCGTCCGTAGCGCTGCCGTTCACCCGTGTCTCGGCCAAGCGAACGAAGGAAATCGAACTGCGACAAAGCCTGCGCGTGATGCGGACGGCGATCGACACCTTCCACCTCGAATGGGCGAGGGAAGGGGATACGCTGACCGGTCCCGCGTGCGTAAAGAATCGGCTGAGTTGCAAAGACGTGACGGGCCCCTACGGCTACCCGAAGACCTTGGACGTGCTGCTCGGCGTCAAACTGACCGGCGAACAGGCGACGGTGAAGGGCATCACGACCAAACGGTACTTGCGCCAGCTCCCGATCGACCCGATGACCGGTCGGACCGATTGGCATATGCGCTGCTACCGGGACCCGGCCAGCGTGAAGGACTGGTGCGGGGAAGACGTCTACGATGTATCGACCCAGAGTCAGGATCTCGCACTCGATGGCACCAAATACCGAGACTGGTAG
- a CDS encoding prepilin-type N-terminal cleavage/methylation domain-containing protein has product MAPNTETGRRSRRATGARGFTIIELMIVVTIIGILATLAIPSYQAAVVKAKEGALRQNLFSLRDVIDQHRADKGKYPETIQSLVAAGYLRRVPTDPITGNTTSWQELVDQTDGGVIDVFSGSDLVGTNGIPYNQW; this is encoded by the coding sequence ATGGCACCAAATACCGAGACTGGTAGACGCTCCCGTCGTGCGACCGGAGCCCGCGGCTTTACGATCATCGAGCTGATGATCGTCGTGACGATCATCGGCATTCTCGCCACCCTGGCCATTCCGTCGTATCAGGCGGCGGTGGTGAAGGCCAAGGAGGGCGCGCTCAGACAAAACCTGTTCTCGCTCCGGGATGTGATCGACCAGCATCGCGCCGATAAGGGCAAGTACCCGGAAACGATTCAGTCCCTGGTGGCAGCCGGGTATCTGCGGCGGGTCCCGACCGATCCGATCACGGGCAACACCACCTCGTGGCAAGAACTGGTCGATCAGACGGACGGCGGCGTCATCGACGTCTTCTCCGGGTCCGACCTTGTAGGAACAAACGGAATTCCCTATAACCAATGGTGA
- a CDS encoding LysM peptidoglycan-binding domain-containing protein produces MEPNVRPEVSDLQVTIDTLKTAVRDAQRTSDELRLELEDQRREFAEVQMARAQLQGMLRETERRLADAKQIIDLQREELASARVERERAAQNNRHLPTRLRPMPRATPFQGTLPATAPEGMISETSTGHPAAEVVPIPADSDGPIPVPGPAAELEPSGEVLPENQPEPEQTVQASARTIIVNPGDTLWRLSRRHKVDMELLRTLNGLKDYRIIAGHTLRLPESRGGAQTAQH; encoded by the coding sequence ATGGAACCGAATGTCCGTCCGGAAGTCTCCGATCTCCAGGTCACCATCGACACGCTCAAGACGGCCGTCCGCGACGCGCAACGTACCTCCGATGAACTGCGGCTCGAGCTCGAGGACCAGCGGCGGGAGTTCGCCGAAGTCCAGATGGCGCGGGCCCAGCTTCAGGGCATGCTCAGGGAAACCGAGCGGCGCTTAGCCGATGCCAAGCAGATCATTGATTTGCAGCGCGAGGAGCTGGCCTCTGCGCGCGTCGAACGCGAACGGGCCGCGCAGAATAATCGGCATCTGCCGACCCGTCTGCGCCCCATGCCGCGCGCGACCCCCTTTCAAGGCACCCTGCCGGCAACGGCCCCCGAGGGCATGATTTCAGAGACGAGCACCGGCCACCCGGCAGCCGAGGTGGTGCCGATTCCTGCGGACAGCGACGGTCCCATTCCCGTTCCTGGCCCGGCGGCGGAGCTTGAACCGTCCGGCGAGGTGCTCCCCGAGAACCAGCCCGAACCGGAGCAGACCGTCCAGGCGAGCGCTCGCACCATCATCGTGAACCCCGGCGACACGCTCTGGCGGCTGTCGCGACGGCATAAAGTGGATATGGAACTGTTGCGGACGCTGAACGGTTTGAAGGACTACCGCATCATCGCCGGCCATACGCTGCGATTGCCCGAATCCCGCGGTGGCGCCCAGACCGCTCAGCACTGA
- a CDS encoding type II secretion system F family protein, producing MAVFAYRAARADGTTFDGEVEGDDEQLVRAKLEAEGLLIFRLARRGARLGVPGLSVGRWGKIPLQEFLVFNQELLALIRAGLPVLRIWDLLIERTQRAAFREALQAIRQDIRGGASVSESLTKHPGYFSELYLATIRAGEQSGNLPEVLQRYIAYLKLMIELRQKVVKALAYPGFLVVVGFAVVGFLLSYVMPTFVSVYGESSANLPSATRLLITVIQMLESQFIPTLLVLGVGVIAGRTWYHTPAGRLTVDRQLLRLPVIGTILVQHHTIQLARTLATVLAGGTPLVEALEVARGAVSNRFVSRGLASAVAEIREGNTLAAAIERPQILPKLAIEMLSVGEETGSLEPMLRDVAEFYEGDLDVRLSQLTTWIEPVLLLVMGVLVGGIVIIMYLPIFQMAGTIQ from the coding sequence ATGGCTGTGTTTGCGTACAGGGCTGCCCGCGCCGACGGCACCACCTTCGACGGAGAAGTCGAGGGGGATGACGAACAACTTGTTCGCGCGAAACTGGAAGCCGAAGGACTGCTGATCTTCCGGCTCGCCCGCCGCGGCGCGCGTTTGGGTGTCCCCGGTCTTTCGGTCGGCCGTTGGGGCAAGATTCCGTTGCAGGAATTCCTGGTCTTCAACCAGGAGCTCTTGGCCTTGATCAGGGCCGGCCTCCCGGTGCTTCGCATCTGGGACCTGTTGATCGAGCGAACCCAGCGGGCCGCTTTCCGGGAAGCGCTGCAAGCGATCAGGCAGGACATTCGCGGCGGCGCCTCGGTGTCCGAATCCCTGACGAAGCATCCCGGGTATTTTTCGGAACTGTATCTCGCGACGATCCGGGCGGGCGAACAGTCGGGCAACTTGCCCGAAGTGCTGCAGCGGTACATCGCGTACCTGAAGCTCATGATCGAGTTGCGCCAGAAGGTCGTGAAGGCGCTGGCCTATCCCGGCTTCTTGGTCGTCGTCGGCTTTGCGGTGGTCGGCTTCCTGCTGAGCTATGTGATGCCGACCTTCGTGTCGGTGTACGGCGAATCCTCGGCCAACTTGCCGTCCGCGACGAGGTTGCTCATCACGGTCATTCAGATGCTGGAATCCCAGTTCATTCCGACGCTCCTGGTGTTGGGCGTCGGCGTGATCGCGGGACGGACCTGGTACCACACGCCGGCCGGACGACTGACGGTGGACCGCCAGTTGTTGCGTCTACCGGTGATCGGCACGATCCTCGTGCAGCACCACACGATTCAGCTGGCGCGCACGCTGGCGACGGTGCTGGCGGGCGGTACACCGCTGGTCGAGGCGTTGGAAGTAGCGCGTGGCGCCGTCTCCAACCGGTTCGTCTCACGCGGCCTGGCCTCGGCCGTGGCGGAAATTCGCGAGGGCAACACCCTGGCCGCCGCCATTGAGCGGCCGCAAATTTTGCCGAAACTCGCCATCGAAATGCTGTCGGTGGGCGAAGAAACCGGGTCCTTGGAACCGATGCTGCGGGATGTGGCGGAATTTTACGAGGGCGACCTCGACGTGCGCTTGAGCCAGTTGACGACCTGGATCGAACCGGTCCTTCTGCTGGTCATGGGCGTGCTGGTCGGAGGGATCGTCATCATCATGTACCTGCCGATTTTCCAAATGGCGGGAACGATTCAGTAG
- the tadA gene encoding Flp pilus assembly complex ATPase component TadA: protein MMQRHLTRPSLADVMVREGILPKRTVDQVIARLGGGGVALGQTLLDEGVISEAQLAQALASQFGLPYDPLTGYRVDSEFYHTISVKLMRRHPFVPLKDDEGILTLAIPDPSNLLALDELEILLVRPLRYVVSPRTAIEAALERSEGSSQALRELEAEYRSVLVKEDERGEEVLTVDQFGEDQSPAVKLLDTILLSAMQRRASDIHIEATDRATTVKFRVDGILVSAMDPLDLKLHPPLVSRLKVMSDLDIAERRVPQDGSFRMRLDRKTVDFRVSILPSVFGESVVIRILDREAITTGVSSLRLDRLGFNAEDLKRFRRAITRPYGMVLVTGPTGSGKTTTLYAAISEMNIQEDKLITIEDPVEYQLPGVVQIPVNEKKGLTFARGLRSILRHDPDKIMVGEIRDAETAQIAIQSALTGHLVLTTVHANNVFDVIGRFASMGIDSYNFLAALNCVLAQRLIRILCPDCRHAVPLDKALAEESGLDYEQYKSGTFYEGKGCPECHETGYRGRKCITEFLDLTDEIKEMILADRALSEIRYRAVTDGMITLRQSAVKKVLAGETSLREINRVTFSEER, encoded by the coding sequence ATGATGCAACGCCATCTCACCAGACCTTCATTAGCGGACGTGATGGTCCGCGAGGGCATTCTGCCCAAGCGCACGGTCGATCAGGTCATTGCCAGGCTGGGCGGCGGCGGCGTGGCATTGGGACAGACGCTTCTCGACGAGGGCGTGATTTCGGAAGCGCAACTCGCGCAGGCGCTGGCCTCGCAGTTTGGATTGCCCTACGATCCGCTCACCGGCTACCGCGTCGACTCCGAGTTCTACCACACGATCTCCGTCAAACTGATGCGGCGCCACCCCTTCGTGCCGCTGAAGGACGACGAGGGCATTCTCACGTTGGCGATTCCGGATCCCAGCAACTTGTTGGCGCTGGACGAATTGGAGATCTTGCTCGTTCGCCCGCTCCGGTACGTGGTCAGTCCGCGGACGGCGATCGAAGCCGCTCTGGAGCGCAGCGAGGGCTCGAGCCAGGCGTTGCGGGAACTCGAGGCGGAATACCGCTCGGTGCTCGTCAAAGAAGACGAGCGCGGCGAAGAAGTCCTGACGGTCGACCAGTTCGGAGAGGATCAAAGCCCGGCCGTCAAACTGCTCGACACGATCTTGCTCAGCGCCATGCAGCGGCGGGCCAGCGACATCCATATCGAAGCCACGGACCGCGCCACCACGGTGAAGTTCCGCGTCGACGGCATTTTGGTCTCCGCGATGGACCCTCTGGACCTCAAGCTGCATCCGCCGCTGGTCTCCCGTCTCAAGGTCATGTCGGACCTGGACATCGCCGAACGGCGCGTCCCGCAGGACGGAAGTTTCCGGATGCGCTTGGACCGAAAGACCGTCGACTTCCGCGTCTCAATCCTGCCGAGCGTCTTCGGGGAATCGGTCGTGATTCGTATTCTCGACCGAGAGGCCATCACGACCGGGGTGTCGAGCCTGCGCCTGGATCGGCTCGGGTTCAACGCCGAGGACCTCAAGCGATTCCGCCGCGCGATCACGAGGCCCTACGGCATGGTGCTCGTCACCGGCCCCACGGGAAGCGGCAAGACCACGACGCTCTATGCCGCGATCAGCGAAATGAATATTCAGGAAGACAAGCTGATCACCATCGAAGATCCGGTCGAATATCAGCTGCCCGGCGTCGTGCAGATTCCCGTCAACGAGAAGAAAGGCCTGACGTTTGCGCGAGGCTTGCGGTCCATCTTGCGTCACGACCCGGACAAGATCATGGTCGGCGAAATCCGCGACGCGGAAACGGCGCAGATCGCGATCCAATCTGCCTTGACCGGCCACTTGGTGTTGACCACCGTACACGCAAACAACGTGTTCGACGTGATCGGCCGGTTTGCCTCGATGGGCATCGATTCCTACAACTTCTTGGCTGCGCTGAACTGCGTGCTGGCCCAGCGGCTGATTCGTATCCTCTGTCCCGACTGCCGCCATGCCGTCCCATTGGACAAGGCCCTGGCGGAGGAGTCCGGTTTGGATTATGAGCAGTACAAGAGCGGCACGTTTTACGAAGGCAAAGGCTGCCCGGAGTGCCACGAGACCGGGTACCGCGGCCGCAAGTGCATCACCGAGTTTCTGGACCTGACCGACGAAATCAAAGAAATGATCCTCGCCGACCGCGCCCTGTCAGAAATCCGCTATCGCGCCGTCACGGACGGCATGATCACATTGCGTCAGTCGGCCGTGAAGAAAGTGCTCGCCGGGGAAACGTCTTTGCGCGAGATCAACCGCGTCACCTTCAGTGAAGAGCGCTGA
- a CDS encoding PilN domain-containing protein, with translation MFSLDGITAAIRDFLMQLGQPAGRNGLFTINLSSRYRWYLAPARLGIMIVAGMVGVGIAWDISRTVLMWQELQSVEEALEQVQERDRAVMAEAKQQGIELSEAALQVLPKEIEFANQLIEKRAFSWTRFLTELEQAIPPRIAVNSIRLEPTNATILLNGAARSLEDVTTLTVAFQDHPRFKDPVLGQHHDAGNGLVEFDLSIHYRSRNP, from the coding sequence ATGTTTTCGCTGGACGGCATCACGGCGGCCATTCGCGATTTCCTGATGCAACTCGGGCAACCCGCCGGCCGCAACGGACTGTTCACGATCAATCTGAGCAGCCGGTATCGGTGGTACCTGGCCCCCGCGCGGTTAGGGATCATGATCGTCGCCGGTATGGTGGGCGTCGGCATCGCCTGGGACATTTCGCGCACCGTGCTGATGTGGCAGGAACTGCAATCGGTGGAAGAAGCGCTTGAACAGGTGCAGGAACGCGATCGCGCGGTCATGGCCGAGGCGAAACAGCAGGGGATCGAGCTGTCCGAAGCGGCCCTGCAGGTGTTGCCCAAGGAAATCGAATTCGCCAATCAACTGATTGAAAAGCGCGCGTTCTCCTGGACCCGCTTTCTCACGGAACTCGAGCAGGCGATCCCACCCCGCATCGCCGTCAACAGTATCCGGTTGGAGCCGACGAACGCGACGATTCTGCTGAACGGAGCGGCACGGTCCCTCGAAGACGTCACGACCTTGACCGTGGCCTTCCAAGACCACCCGCGCTTCAAGGACCCGGTGCTGGGCCAGCACCACGACGCGGGGAACGGCCTCGTGGAATTCGACCTATCCATCCATTATCGGAGCCGCAATCCATGA
- the pilO gene encoding type 4a pilus biogenesis protein PilO: protein MNIPGVERLQDSLRQPYAPLLPWLGFLVGLFVVWYGIQTFVLGAAQEERQRAEAEWIKARQQLARHKEARQAKEDLQRVWKALPLLRDFAPLALGVTEEAKRDQVTLPALSYRTEKTAVPDATKAVLQGTVTGRYEDLRRFLYNLESADELLFIEDLNLIRSGNVQDQNLTFNIRISTFLRGQQLETTTP, encoded by the coding sequence ATGAACATTCCGGGAGTCGAACGCCTTCAGGACTCGCTCCGCCAGCCCTACGCGCCGTTGCTGCCGTGGCTGGGTTTCCTCGTGGGATTGTTCGTGGTGTGGTACGGCATCCAGACCTTCGTGCTTGGGGCGGCCCAGGAAGAACGGCAACGTGCCGAGGCCGAATGGATCAAAGCGCGGCAACAGCTTGCGCGCCACAAGGAAGCGAGACAGGCGAAGGAAGATTTGCAACGAGTCTGGAAAGCCCTGCCGTTGCTGCGGGATTTTGCCCCCCTGGCATTGGGCGTGACGGAAGAGGCGAAGCGCGATCAGGTGACGCTGCCGGCGCTGTCCTACCGGACGGAAAAGACTGCGGTGCCGGATGCGACGAAGGCCGTGCTTCAAGGCACGGTGACCGGCCGTTACGAGGACTTGCGGCGGTTCCTCTATAACTTGGAGTCCGCCGACGAATTGCTGTTCATCGAAGACTTGAATTTGATCCGCAGCGGCAACGTGCAGGACCAGAACTTGACCTTCAATATCCGCATCTCCACCTTCCTGCGGGGCCAGCAGTTGGAGACGACCACACCGTGA
- a CDS encoding type II secretion system protein, whose translation MFCRHIRNVRGVTYLALMFSIVLIGISVSAATRQWKTLVQREKEADLLAKGIEIQNALALYSATMKIGRVTLADIYPQTLFELTRTPKPFLRKAYLDPLTGGDWEYMRAPTGGIMGVRSKSKGKPIKERDFPLSVRHFEGRKTYHDWIFQHPNPSSMSLLTPPMGVMPQGGTPMIPGAQPAPGAAAPTVPGSTRVP comes from the coding sequence GTGTTCTGTCGCCACATCCGCAATGTCCGCGGAGTCACCTACCTCGCGTTGATGTTCTCCATCGTGTTGATCGGCATTTCGGTGTCCGCCGCGACCCGCCAGTGGAAAACGCTCGTGCAGCGCGAGAAAGAGGCCGATCTCCTGGCCAAAGGCATCGAAATTCAAAATGCATTGGCCCTCTACTCGGCCACCATGAAGATCGGGCGGGTGACCCTCGCGGACATCTATCCGCAAACGCTCTTCGAGCTGACCCGCACGCCCAAACCGTTCCTGCGCAAGGCCTACCTCGATCCGCTCACGGGCGGGGATTGGGAATACATGCGGGCCCCGACCGGCGGCATCATGGGCGTCCGCAGCAAAAGCAAAGGGAAACCGATCAAGGAGCGCGACTTTCCGCTTTCCGTGCGCCACTTCGAAGGGCGGAAGACCTACCATGACTGGATCTTCCAACATCCGAATCCCTCGTCGATGTCGCTGTTGACGCCGCCGATGGGCGTGATGCCCCAGGGCGGCACGCCCATGATCCCCGGTGCGCAGCCGGCTCCGGGCGCCGCCGCCCCGACGGTCCCCGGGTCGACTCGAGTCCCTTGA